A section of the Paracoccaceae bacterium genome encodes:
- the recQ gene encoding DNA helicase RecQ, whose protein sequence is MPSPQALLSSVFGFDAFRPGQEEIVEAVTAGRDVLAIMPTGGGKSLCFQLPALLRDGVTVVISPLIALMRDQVCALTQAGVQAGALTSGNTPEEVDAVFDALNSGSLKLLYIAPERLANDGTVRMLKRVGVSLIAVDEAHCVSQWGHDFRPDYLRIGQLRETLGVPLAAFTATADAETRDEIVARLFAAPPQVFLHGFDRPNIHLGFSAKNKPREQILGFAAARKGQSGIVYCGTRAKTETLAAALSADGHTAIAYHAGLEAEDRRIVETRFQREDGLIVCATVAFGMGIDKPDIRWVAHADLPKSIESYYQEIGRAGRDGAPAETLTLYGPDDIRLRRAQIDEGMAPADRKTADHGRLNTLLGLAEALGCRRQQLLRYFGEDPEPCGNCDLCDRPADTFDGTVAVRKALSAILRTDERFGAGHLIDILLGTATDKVRQWNHDDLSTFGIGTEYSRPQWQAIFRQMMGHDLVRPNPEKFGALQMTHAARPILKGEDTITLRADSVARPVRKPAPKALVAEEDAPLLAALKAQRRALAEAQKVPAYIIFTDRTLIEMAEKRPETMDQMARVGGIGAKKLERYGATFLEVISGQAPAPQHPARRALNGRDSGALFDRLQAAQVDLARGMNGTEKPLSCTHTTLRKIAESRPDTLEALARVPGMGDLKADRFGDAFLAVLDEV, encoded by the coding sequence ATGCCCTCGCCACAGGCGCTTTTATCCTCCGTTTTCGGCTTTGACGCCTTCCGCCCCGGGCAGGAGGAGATTGTGGAGGCCGTCACCGCAGGTCGCGATGTCCTTGCCATCATGCCGACGGGGGGCGGCAAAAGCCTGTGCTTCCAGCTGCCCGCCCTGCTGCGCGACGGGGTGACGGTCGTGATCTCGCCCCTGATTGCCCTGATGCGCGATCAGGTGTGCGCGCTGACACAAGCCGGGGTGCAGGCCGGGGCGCTGACCTCGGGCAATACCCCGGAAGAGGTTGACGCCGTGTTTGATGCCCTCAACTCCGGGTCGTTGAAGCTGCTTTATATTGCGCCGGAACGTCTGGCCAATGACGGCACGGTGCGGATGCTGAAGCGTGTCGGCGTCAGCCTGATCGCGGTGGATGAGGCGCATTGCGTCTCCCAATGGGGTCATGATTTCCGCCCTGACTATCTGCGCATTGGCCAGTTGCGCGAAACCTTGGGCGTGCCGCTGGCCGCCTTCACCGCGACCGCAGATGCCGAAACCCGCGATGAGATCGTCGCCCGCCTGTTCGCCGCACCGCCGCAGGTCTTTCTGCACGGCTTCGACCGCCCCAATATCCACCTGGGCTTTTCGGCCAAGAACAAACCACGCGAACAGATCCTGGGCTTCGCCGCCGCCCGCAAAGGGCAATCCGGCATCGTCTATTGCGGCACCCGCGCCAAGACCGAAACCCTGGCCGCCGCACTGAGCGCTGACGGCCACACCGCCATCGCCTATCACGCCGGGCTGGAGGCCGAGGATCGCCGCATTGTCGAGACCCGGTTTCAGCGCGAAGACGGGTTGATCGTCTGCGCCACGGTTGCCTTCGGGATGGGCATCGACAAGCCCGACATCCGCTGGGTCGCCCACGCCGACCTGCCGAAATCCATCGAAAGCTATTATCAGGAGATTGGCCGCGCTGGCCGCGACGGTGCGCCGGCCGAAACACTGACCCTATATGGCCCCGACGATATTCGCCTGCGCCGCGCACAGATCGACGAAGGCATGGCCCCGGCCGATCGTAAGACTGCTGACCACGGGCGCCTCAACACGCTGCTGGGCCTGGCCGAGGCGCTGGGCTGTCGGCGTCAACAGCTTCTGCGGTACTTCGGCGAAGATCCCGAACCTTGCGGCAATTGCGATCTGTGCGACCGACCGGCGGATACCTTCGACGGGACGGTGGCGGTCAGGAAAGCGCTTTCGGCCATCCTGCGCACCGACGAACGGTTTGGTGCCGGGCACCTGATCGACATCCTGCTGGGAACCGCGACCGATAAGGTCCGCCAATGGAACCACGATGACCTGTCGACATTTGGCATCGGCACAGAATACAGCCGCCCCCAGTGGCAGGCGATATTCCGGCAGATGATGGGCCATGATCTGGTCCGCCCGAACCCCGAAAAATTCGGCGCATTGCAGATGACCCACGCCGCCCGCCCGATCTTGAAAGGCGAAGATACGATCACCCTGCGCGCGGATTCTGTCGCACGACCGGTGCGCAAACCTGCCCCGAAAGCGCTGGTTGCCGAAGAAGACGCGCCGCTGTTGGCCGCGCTGAAAGCGCAGCGCCGCGCCCTGGCCGAGGCGCAGAAAGTTCCCGCCTATATCATTTTCACCGACCGTACCCTGATCGAAATGGCCGAAAAGCGCCCTGAAACCATGGACCAGATGGCACGGGTCGGCGGCATCGGCGCGAAAAAGCTGGAGCGCTATGGCGCGACATTCCTCGAAGTGATTTCGGGCCAGGCACCGGCACCGCAGCACCCGGCCCGACGGGCGCTGAACGGGCGGGACTCCGGCGCGCTGTTTGATCGGCTTCAGGCAGCGCAGGTCGATCTGGCGCGCGGCATGAACGGCACCGAAAAACCGCTCAGCTGTACGCATACGACATTGCGGAAAATCGCTGAATCGCGCCCTGACACGCTTGAGGCGCTGGCCCGGGTGCCGGGGATGGGCGACCTCAAGGCGGACCGCTTTGGCGACGCGTTTCTGGCCGTGCTGGACGAGGTCTGA
- a CDS encoding alpha-2-macroglobulin family protein, which produces MFPRVIALISLMLFPISAIADTWLPDQRLVITRDQDFAGRDIQQIFDTTYQACRNACTADANCVAFTYNTRSNACFPKSELTGTTPYVGAISAEVFGYSENVITNADARGAALDFLSEGDRSAAIEEVRAVAERHPSGRASVPELLQGARDARARGDLPAALRLTGAALAQSDAPDIWADYAQVQLIQPTKNRSERFSLNRRAQAASINAYLRAPSDPMQANALLTLATALEANERGRDALFALRLAAEIQPRDDIAEALDAAIAKYGFRVTETRVDSDSAAPRICAEFSEPLVQAGIDYTPFVAGEVDGLAVQAEGRQICLDGVSHGSRYRVTFRAGMPAASGEALIKPVQLSLYVRDRTPTVRFQGRAYVLPASGPAAVPVETVNASQVDLTLFRVSDRNLVRSVQNDLFARQIVQWEQRLFAGEIAEEIWNGTGLTENELNRDMTTRLPVSDIAGALEPGIYVLQAAIPKSDPYDSPAASQWFVVSDLGLSTMNGVDGLHVFVRSLATAKAKPGATVTLLSRANAVLGTAASDDQGYARFAPALSSGNGAAAPAMLTVESGDDLAFLPLTDPEFDLSDRGVEGRDPAGPIDVFLATDRGAYRAGEVINLTALARDGQAEAIAGLPLTAILKRPDGVEFSRHLSMDGKAGGHVFHLPTTASAPRGVWRVDVMGDVDAAPLSTTTVLVEDFLPERIDFDLALPGVPLRASDEPPLNVSARYLFGAPGADLAVEGFVRLGPVRELPDHPGYVFGRHDERANAQLQYFDQVRTNAAGNAILPVVFPDVDAAGRPLDARFTVTVSEGSGRPVEREISTLIQPETPLIGIKPLFEDTLPEGSDAAFNLIALAPDGGAQALPVRWTLNRVERRYQWYSLYGNWEWEPITTRTRISTGEVVLGADPVTVTAPIDWGAYELRVEALAGPYVASSTDFWTGWYAAADASATPDTAEVSLDAAAYRPGDTATLRIVPRFAGTALISVVSNRLIDMKTVAVSEGENLIELPVTDDWGAGAYVTATIIRPLGDADNPGPARQLGLAYAPVDPGAHQLNAAFETPETADPRGPLEVALRVDGLTEGEAAWATIAAVDLGILNLTGFETPDPSGHYFGQRKLGVGIRDLYGRLIDGSSGAMGAVRSGGDAAGNQRLQAPPPEDLVAYFSGPVQVGADGLARASFDLPSFNGTLRLMAVAWSPTGVASAEAEVLVRDPIVVTASLPRFLSPGDSARMLLEIVHASGPAGEVALALTSDGVTLQTGSVPAKFRLAEGATTRISVPITGTEVGLADINVTLTTPDGKTLSKPLVLPIRRLDPEVTRRSRFTLASGATFDFNRDVFSGFVPGSGSATLAAGPIARLDAPGLLAALDRYPYGCTEQITSRALPLLYLNQVATAMGLVERNQIATRIDQAVAEVLGNQAGNGAFGLWRPSSGDFWLDAYVTDFLSRARDRGFDVPQVGFTAALDNLRNRINFAPDFDNGGEDIAYALYVLAREGAAAIGDLRYYADEKATALATPLAKAQLGAALAAYGDPRRADALFAAAAADLTRPPQSDARYWRSDYGTHLRDSAAVLTLAVESGSNAVNRDRLADAIAPLQGGHARSTQEATWSLLAAHALVGDANGGKLTLDGAPIDGPLVRLLEDATDGGAVQIANTGESEAVMTLTTFGVPEVPEPKGGNGYAIGRMYLTLDGAPVDPSTVTSGTRLVTVLTVQPFGGGEARLMVNDPLPAGFEIDNPNLLRSGDSSALEFLDVLEDTETTEFREDRFLAAVDWRSDERFQLAYLVRAVTPGDYHHPAASVEDMYRPEFRAHTDAGRVVVME; this is translated from the coding sequence ATGTTCCCCCGCGTAATAGCCCTGATTTCATTGATGCTTTTCCCAATCTCCGCGATTGCCGATACCTGGCTGCCGGACCAACGCCTGGTCATCACCCGCGATCAGGATTTTGCCGGACGCGACATCCAGCAGATATTCGACACCACATATCAGGCCTGCCGCAATGCCTGCACGGCGGATGCGAACTGCGTTGCATTTACCTACAACACCCGTTCAAACGCATGCTTTCCAAAGTCCGAACTGACCGGAACCACGCCCTATGTCGGGGCCATCTCGGCCGAGGTGTTTGGCTATTCCGAAAATGTGATCACAAACGCGGATGCCCGCGGTGCGGCTTTGGACTTCCTGTCCGAAGGGGATCGCAGCGCCGCGATCGAGGAGGTGCGCGCAGTTGCCGAACGGCACCCCTCAGGCCGTGCCAGCGTGCCGGAGCTTTTGCAGGGCGCACGGGATGCCCGCGCGCGCGGCGACCTGCCCGCGGCACTGCGGCTCACGGGTGCAGCGCTGGCGCAAAGCGATGCGCCGGACATCTGGGCCGATTATGCGCAGGTGCAGTTGATCCAGCCGACCAAAAACCGATCCGAACGCTTCAGCCTCAACCGGCGCGCACAGGCCGCGTCGATCAATGCCTATCTGCGGGCACCATCTGATCCGATGCAGGCCAATGCGCTGCTGACCCTGGCCACAGCGCTGGAAGCCAACGAACGGGGCCGTGACGCCCTGTTCGCACTGCGATTGGCGGCAGAGATCCAGCCGCGAGACGATATCGCCGAAGCGCTGGACGCGGCGATTGCGAAATACGGATTCCGGGTGACCGAAACGCGGGTGGACAGCGACAGCGCCGCGCCGCGCATCTGCGCCGAGTTTTCGGAACCGCTGGTACAGGCGGGCATCGACTATACCCCTTTCGTCGCGGGTGAGGTTGACGGCCTTGCCGTGCAGGCCGAGGGACGTCAGATCTGCCTCGACGGGGTCAGCCATGGCAGCCGCTATCGCGTGACGTTCCGCGCCGGAATGCCCGCCGCATCGGGCGAAGCGCTTATCAAGCCTGTGCAATTGTCCCTTTACGTCCGCGACCGCACGCCCACGGTCCGCTTTCAGGGCCGGGCCTATGTCCTGCCCGCATCCGGGCCTGCCGCCGTGCCGGTGGAAACGGTCAACGCCTCGCAGGTGGATCTGACCCTGTTCCGGGTGTCTGATCGCAATCTGGTCCGGTCGGTCCAGAACGACCTGTTCGCCCGCCAGATCGTGCAATGGGAACAGCGCCTGTTTGCCGGTGAAATTGCCGAGGAAATCTGGAACGGCACCGGCCTGACCGAGAATGAGCTGAACCGCGATATGACCACGCGCCTGCCGGTCTCGGACATCGCCGGTGCGCTGGAACCCGGCATCTACGTGCTGCAGGCGGCGATCCCGAAGTCCGACCCATACGACAGCCCGGCGGCAAGCCAGTGGTTCGTGGTGTCCGACCTTGGCCTGTCCACGATGAACGGTGTCGACGGGCTGCACGTTTTCGTACGCTCATTGGCGACGGCAAAGGCAAAACCCGGTGCAACAGTGACGCTTTTGTCCCGCGCCAACGCCGTTCTGGGGACAGCGGCGAGCGATGATCAGGGCTATGCCCGCTTCGCACCTGCATTGTCGTCAGGCAACGGCGCTGCAGCCCCCGCCATGCTGACGGTCGAATCTGGCGACGATCTTGCCTTTCTTCCGCTGACCGACCCGGAGTTCGATCTGTCCGACCGCGGGGTAGAGGGTCGCGACCCTGCCGGACCGATTGACGTGTTTCTGGCCACCGATCGCGGCGCCTATCGCGCCGGAGAGGTCATCAACCTGACCGCTTTGGCTCGCGACGGACAGGCCGAGGCCATCGCGGGCCTGCCGCTGACCGCGATCCTGAAGCGGCCCGACGGGGTCGAATTCAGCCGCCACCTGTCGATGGATGGCAAGGCGGGCGGTCATGTCTTTCATCTGCCCACCACAGCCTCGGCGCCGCGCGGTGTCTGGCGAGTCGATGTGATGGGCGATGTCGACGCCGCACCGCTGTCCACGACCACGGTATTGGTCGAGGATTTTCTGCCCGAACGCATCGACTTCGACCTCGCGCTGCCCGGTGTGCCTTTGCGCGCGTCGGACGAGCCCCCGCTGAACGTCAGTGCAAGGTATCTGTTCGGCGCACCGGGTGCTGATCTGGCGGTGGAAGGCTTCGTGCGTCTTGGACCGGTGCGCGAACTGCCTGACCATCCCGGCTATGTTTTCGGACGACATGATGAACGCGCCAATGCGCAGCTCCAGTATTTCGACCAGGTCCGTACCAACGCTGCGGGCAATGCGATCCTGCCGGTGGTGTTCCCCGATGTTGATGCGGCGGGACGCCCATTGGACGCGCGCTTTACAGTGACAGTGTCCGAAGGCTCTGGCCGACCGGTTGAACGGGAAATTTCGACCCTGATTCAGCCGGAAACACCGTTGATTGGGATCAAGCCGCTGTTCGAAGACACGTTGCCCGAAGGCTCGGACGCTGCCTTCAACCTGATCGCTCTGGCCCCCGACGGCGGGGCGCAGGCCCTGCCGGTCCGCTGGACCCTGAACCGCGTTGAACGCCGCTATCAATGGTACAGTCTTTACGGAAATTGGGAGTGGGAGCCGATCACCACCCGCACCCGCATTTCCACGGGCGAGGTGGTATTGGGCGCCGATCCCGTCACGGTGACCGCGCCCATTGACTGGGGCGCCTATGAGCTGCGGGTCGAGGCACTGGCCGGGCCCTATGTTGCCAGTTCCACCGACTTCTGGACCGGGTGGTACGCGGCTGCCGATGCCTCGGCGACGCCCGACACGGCCGAGGTGTCGTTGGATGCCGCCGCCTATCGCCCCGGCGACACGGCGACCCTGCGGATTGTGCCGCGTTTTGCCGGCACGGCATTGATCAGCGTCGTCTCGAACCGTCTGATCGACATGAAGACCGTTGCAGTCAGCGAAGGCGAAAATCTGATCGAATTGCCCGTGACGGATGACTGGGGCGCGGGCGCCTATGTGACCGCCACGATCATCCGGCCACTGGGCGACGCAGATAACCCCGGTCCCGCGCGCCAGCTTGGGCTTGCCTATGCGCCGGTCGACCCCGGCGCACATCAGCTCAACGCGGCGTTTGAGACTCCGGAAACCGCAGATCCGCGCGGCCCGCTGGAGGTTGCGCTGCGTGTTGACGGATTGACCGAGGGTGAGGCCGCCTGGGCCACAATCGCAGCCGTCGATCTGGGCATCCTGAACCTGACCGGTTTCGAAACACCCGACCCATCGGGCCATTACTTCGGCCAGCGCAAACTGGGCGTCGGAATTCGCGACCTCTATGGGCGTCTGATTGACGGATCCTCGGGGGCGATGGGTGCGGTGCGCTCAGGCGGCGATGCCGCCGGCAATCAGCGCCTGCAGGCCCCGCCGCCCGAAGATCTGGTCGCCTATTTCAGCGGTCCGGTGCAGGTTGGTGCCGATGGGCTGGCGCGCGCCAGTTTTGATCTGCCGTCATTTAACGGCACGCTGCGCCTGATGGCCGTCGCCTGGTCGCCAACCGGCGTCGCCAGTGCCGAAGCCGAGGTTCTGGTGCGCGATCCCATTGTTGTCACCGCCAGCCTGCCACGCTTCCTGTCGCCGGGCGATTCGGCGCGCATGCTGCTGGAAATCGTGCACGCCAGCGGCCCCGCGGGTGAGGTCGCGCTGGCTCTGACCAGTGATGGTGTGACGTTGCAAACAGGCTCTGTTCCGGCGAAATTCCGGCTGGCAGAAGGCGCAACCACCCGCATTTCAGTTCCGATCACGGGCACCGAGGTCGGGCTGGCAGATATCAATGTCACCCTGACGACACCCGATGGAAAAACCCTCAGCAAACCGCTGGTCCTTCCAATCCGGCGCCTTGATCCCGAGGTGACGCGCCGCAGCCGGTTCACACTGGCGTCGGGCGCGACATTCGATTTCAACCGCGATGTGTTTTCCGGGTTCGTCCCGGGAAGCGGCTCGGCCACGCTGGCCGCTGGTCCTATCGCGCGGCTGGATGCGCCGGGTCTGCTGGCGGCGCTGGACCGCTATCCCTACGGCTGTACCGAGCAGATCACGTCGCGCGCACTGCCGTTGCTTTATCTGAACCAGGTCGCAACCGCGATGGGTCTGGTTGAACGCAATCAGATTGCCACCCGCATCGATCAGGCCGTGGCCGAGGTTTTGGGCAATCAGGCCGGGAACGGGGCCTTCGGGCTGTGGCGGCCGTCTTCGGGGGATTTCTGGCTGGACGCCTATGTCACCGATTTTCTGTCGCGTGCGCGGGATCGCGGCTTCGATGTGCCTCAGGTCGGATTTACCGCAGCGCTGGATAATCTGCGCAACCGGATCAACTTTGCGCCCGACTTTGACAATGGCGGAGAAGATATCGCCTATGCCCTTTATGTGCTGGCGCGCGAAGGCGCGGCGGCGATTGGTGACTTGCGTTATTACGCCGATGAAAAAGCCACCGCATTGGCGACCCCATTGGCCAAGGCGCAGTTGGGCGCCGCGCTGGCCGCCTACGGCGACCCGCGGCGCGCTGACGCCCTGTTTGCCGCCGCGGCCGCGGATCTGACCCGCCCACCGCAATCCGACGCGCGTTACTGGCGCAGCGATTACGGCACCCATTTGCGCGACAGTGCGGCGGTTCTGACGCTGGCTGTCGAATCGGGCAGCAACGCGGTCAATCGCGACCGTCTGGCCGACGCCATCGCGCCGCTGCAAGGCGGGCACGCACGCTCAACGCAAGAGGCGACGTGGTCCCTGCTGGCCGCCCACGCGCTGGTTGGTGATGCGAATGGTGGCAAACTGACACTGGATGGCGCGCCGATTGACGGACCACTTGTCCGTCTGTTGGAGGATGCGACCGATGGCGGTGCGGTTCAGATCGCGAATACAGGTGAGTCAGAGGCTGTCATGACACTCACCACCTTCGGCGTTCCCGAGGTTCCCGAACCGAAAGGCGGCAACGGTTATGCCATCGGGCGGATGTATTTGACGCTGGATGGTGCGCCGGTTGATCCGTCAACGGTTACCTCGGGCACGCGTTTGGTCACGGTGCTGACTGTGCAACCCTTCGGCGGCGGAGAGGCGCGCCTGATGGTCAATGATCCGCTGCCCGCCGGGTTCGAGATCGACAATCCGAATCTCCTGCGCTCGGGCGATAGCTCGGCGCTGGAATTCCTCGACGTGCTGGAAGACACCGAAACGACCGAATTCCGCGAAGACCGCTTCCTGGCCGCTGTTGACTGGCGATCGGATGAGCGGTTCCAGCTTGCCTATCTGGTGCGCGCCGTCACACCGGGCGATTATCATCACCCGGCGGCGAGTGTTGAGGACATGTACCGCCCTGAGTTCCGCGCCCATACCGACGCGGGCCGGGTTGTGGTGATGGAATAG
- the pbpC gene encoding penicillin-binding protein 1C, with the protein MRRYGLFFLSALLFGAGLARDRLDAWVATTDLPVLVTQTGIEVRDRNDHLLRAYTVADGRWRLAITQDAVDPLFLQMLVAYEDKRFFSHNGVDLRAASRAAGQALLNGRVVSGGSTLTMQVARLLQDGSTGRWAGKLRQARLALALERQLSKEQILALYLHRAPYGGNLEGVRAASLAWFGKEAKRLTPAQVALLVALPQSPERRRPDQDASAAQAARDRVLARMQDAGVIDRSTAQAALREPLQTRRQPFPALAPHAADRALAGDPGLGLHRLTLDASLQHRLEQLGADAAARAERDLSVALVVADHRSAEILASVGSAGFADDGRQGFVDMTRALRSPGSTLKPLVYGLAFDAGLAHPETLIDDRPTAFGTYAPQNFDGEFRGTVKVRDALQLSLNLPVVALTEALGPAKLMAGLRRAGVSAQVPGGKAGLAVALGGLGVSLEDLVGLYAGFANAGVAVPLQMRIGAEVSQSTTIIPPEAAWHLGEILSDITPPGGGATGEIAWKTGTSYGHRDAWALGWDGAHVVGVWIGRPDGTPVPGAFGADLAAPLLFDAFARIGRNRQPLPPPPPATLVTSTAKLPAPLQRFQRKGSRAADPNAPAVAFPPSGARLSARAGALTVKVRDGRPPFLWLSNGAVVSPRVQEREVALRIAEPGFYRLTVIDADGRAARSDVRLD; encoded by the coding sequence ATGCGCCGCTACGGCCTGTTCTTCCTCTCGGCGCTGCTGTTCGGCGCAGGCCTTGCGCGGGATCGCTTGGACGCATGGGTGGCGACGACCGATCTGCCGGTTCTGGTCACGCAGACCGGAATCGAAGTGCGCGACCGCAATGATCACCTGCTGCGCGCCTACACCGTTGCCGATGGGCGCTGGCGTCTGGCGATCACGCAGGACGCGGTCGATCCGCTGTTCCTGCAAATGTTGGTCGCCTACGAGGATAAGCGGTTTTTCAGCCACAATGGGGTCGATCTTCGCGCCGCATCACGCGCCGCCGGTCAGGCGCTGCTGAATGGGCGTGTCGTCTCGGGCGGGTCGACCCTGACGATGCAGGTGGCGCGGTTGCTGCAAGATGGCAGCACCGGGCGTTGGGCCGGAAAGCTGCGGCAGGCGCGGCTGGCACTGGCGCTGGAGCGACAGCTGAGCAAGGAACAGATACTGGCGCTTTATCTGCATCGCGCGCCCTATGGTGGTAATCTGGAAGGGGTGCGCGCAGCATCACTTGCCTGGTTCGGCAAGGAAGCAAAGCGCCTGACCCCGGCACAGGTCGCCCTGCTGGTCGCCCTGCCGCAATCCCCGGAACGGCGACGGCCCGATCAGGACGCATCGGCAGCACAGGCGGCGCGGGATCGGGTGTTGGCGCGGATGCAGGACGCTGGTGTCATTGATCGCAGCACTGCACAGGCCGCCCTGCGCGAACCCTTGCAAACCCGCCGCCAACCCTTCCCGGCGCTGGCCCCGCATGCCGCCGACCGGGCGCTTGCGGGCGATCCGGGGCTTGGCCTGCATCGCCTGACACTCGACGCATCGCTTCAACACCGGCTTGAGCAGCTTGGCGCAGACGCCGCCGCCCGGGCGGAGCGCGACCTGTCGGTCGCTCTGGTCGTCGCAGATCATCGCAGCGCTGAAATCCTCGCCTCGGTCGGCTCTGCCGGGTTTGCGGATGACGGGCGGCAAGGGTTTGTCGATATGACACGCGCGCTGCGCTCACCCGGTTCGACGCTGAAACCGCTGGTCTATGGGCTTGCCTTCGACGCCGGGCTTGCGCATCCCGAAACGCTGATCGACGACCGGCCCACCGCTTTCGGAACCTATGCGCCGCAAAACTTCGACGGCGAGTTTCGCGGCACCGTCAAGGTCCGGGACGCGCTGCAATTGTCGCTGAACCTGCCGGTTGTCGCGCTGACCGAAGCGCTGGGACCAGCCAAGCTGATGGCGGGTCTGCGGCGCGCCGGGGTTTCGGCGCAGGTGCCGGGCGGCAAGGCAGGCCTGGCCGTGGCCTTGGGGGGACTGGGTGTCAGTCTTGAGGATCTGGTCGGACTTTATGCCGGGTTTGCCAACGCAGGGGTGGCCGTGCCTCTGCAGATGCGCATTGGGGCAGAGGTCTCGCAATCCACCACCATCATCCCGCCCGAGGCTGCATGGCACCTGGGTGAAATCCTGTCCGACATCACGCCGCCTGGCGGCGGTGCCACCGGAGAGATCGCCTGGAAGACCGGCACCAGTTACGGCCACCGCGATGCCTGGGCGCTGGGCTGGGACGGGGCGCATGTGGTGGGGGTTTGGATTGGACGGCCCGATGGAACACCGGTTCCGGGCGCTTTCGGCGCTGACCTTGCCGCGCCGCTGCTGTTTGACGCATTCGCGCGGATCGGGCGCAACCGTCAGCCCTTGCCGCCACCGCCACCGGCGACCCTTGTCACCAGCACCGCCAAATTGCCCGCACCGCTGCAACGGTTTCAGCGAAAAGGCAGCCGCGCCGCAGACCCGAATGCGCCCGCCGTCGCCTTTCCGCCCAGCGGTGCCCGGCTCAGCGCGCGCGCAGGCGCGTTGACCGTGAAGGTCCGCGATGGCCGCCCGCCGTTCCTCTGGCTCAGCAACGGGGCGGTGGTGTCCCCACGGGTGCAAGAGCGCGAGGTCGCCCTGCGGATCGCCGAGCCTGGTTTTTACAGGCTGACCGTCATCGACGCCGATGGCCGGGCCGCCCGCAGTGACGTGCGACTGGATTGA
- a CDS encoding MBL fold metallo-hydrolase produces MAKAFASAGDLIEKTTSFTEIGDGLYAFTAEGDPNSGVIIGDDSVMVIEAQATPRLANKVIECIRGVTDKPITHLVLTHYHAVRVLGASAFAAPQVIMSEKARAMVVERGQEDWDSEFARFPRLFQGHEDIPGLTWPTTTFQGRMSVYLGNRRVDLMQLGRAHTSGDIVAYVGDANVMFTGDIVEYKSACYCGDGHFHDWPGTLDAVRAWDVDAIAPGRGDALVGKAMVNEALDLTADFIRSTYAPAARVALKGGSLKDAWDAVRAECDPKFNDYAIYEHCLPFNVARAYDEARDIDTPRIWTAERDAEMWEALQG; encoded by the coding sequence ATGGCCAAGGCATTCGCAAGCGCTGGCGATCTGATCGAAAAGACGACCAGCTTCACCGAAATCGGCGACGGCCTTTATGCCTTCACCGCCGAGGGCGACCCGAATTCAGGCGTCATCATCGGTGACGATTCGGTGATGGTGATCGAAGCGCAGGCGACACCGCGTCTGGCCAACAAAGTGATCGAGTGCATTCGCGGCGTCACCGACAAGCCGATCACCCATCTGGTGTTGACCCATTACCACGCGGTGCGCGTGCTGGGTGCCTCGGCCTTTGCGGCGCCACAGGTCATCATGTCTGAAAAGGCCCGCGCCATGGTGGTCGAGCGTGGCCAGGAAGACTGGGACAGTGAATTTGCCCGCTTCCCACGCCTGTTTCAGGGGCACGAGGATATCCCCGGCCTGACCTGGCCGACGACGACGTTTCAGGGCCGGATGTCGGTTTATCTGGGCAACAGGCGGGTTGATCTGATGCAACTTGGGCGCGCCCATACCTCTGGCGATATCGTCGCCTATGTCGGCGATGCCAATGTGATGTTCACCGGCGATATCGTCGAATATAAATCCGCCTGCTATTGCGGCGACGGCCATTTCCATGACTGGCCCGGCACGCTGGACGCGGTGCGCGCCTGGGATGTCGACGCCATCGCGCCGGGGCGCGGTGATGCACTTGTCGGCAAGGCGATGGTGAATGAGGCGCTGGACCTGACGGCGGATTTCATCCGCTCGACCTATGCGCCCGCCGCCCGCGTTGCCCTGAAGGGCGGCAGCCTGAAGGATGCCTGGGATGCGGTGCGCGCCGAATGCGACCCCAAGTTCAATGACTACGCCATCTATGAACACTGCCTGCCGTTCAACGTCGCCCGCGCCTATGACGAAGCCCGCGACATCGACACGCCCCGCATCTGGACGGCCGAGCGTGACGCCGAGATGTGGGAAGCCCTGCAGGGGTGA